The following are from one region of the Tachyglossus aculeatus isolate mTacAcu1 chromosome 13, mTacAcu1.pri, whole genome shotgun sequence genome:
- the ZNF438 gene encoding zinc finger protein 438 isoform X3 — MEVASRIKIGTMQNPLLVSPKDQGGVFVESNPTEKQRGQHPLLAQQTQETCIGKTVSTDDLKLSPGTIQSGKSWQSKSQFRTIAPKIVPKVITPRVLPCHPTSVPEKTNPVPPAHPKPLVMPPQNYALMQVAGQEGTFSLVALPQVTPALTTQPIQKPNTLPENPKLPIPRYQPPRNKKPAERKAVQNSSPSPCCKTPTKVQAAPAATSLPNPCSSIESSEQVVVIDQGPAEIPATPLLGASRQVGAGPPLKNQPEAAKASPLVTSSGPKEDSSKPDQESDLAKGNTDAGKSAIKPAAGKGEALREKAVESTKAVTVLSPAIFGNAVQLIPPAPKGKLPILPYARMKTAFFCKPKQSPMPEGTALSPWRGSDCDPAPPVPKGLNISAKFSDKLLTSSDAQVSNQMAHESALGLATKAEANLKKKSSGGTANRTGKKRKAPEEILTFPTKRRKSTISKCREGKERVKLEAQEPRDRKAGTVKRYRSIMPKPVIVVPSLAPLSSPAAVLQAQSPKQDAVVNTLLSNKHFSSKPNEGPPTRSGASYRNLPSTSQRPWHRCHVCNHNFQFKHHLQDHMNTHTNRRPHSCRMCRKAYVHSGSLSTHMKLHHGESRLKRLVCCEFCAKVFGHIRVYFGHLKEVHRVVISTEASISESQHGDTSKNRDMSVRGTQDSTGRENRSSLEEDLFPNQAEEVKLQIKCGRCQITTQSFAEMKFHLLCVHGEEIQGRLAEGMPAGQPGTQEELVKHAAQYWKQRQEKRSLPKRGPPEEGSASAGTKLNREIYPQQQQQQQQQNLDLPANPGGHPMGNGEPAGAPQSRSNGTPSKIQVWSSSGLHCLLCQQILGSQKELFLHWQQQHNCENPSTLWTILNAFSTQGVTELAKNPENGNAENSDRQFCSPSTPQP, encoded by the exons GAAGTTGCGTCAAGAATCAAAATCGGCACAATGCAGAATCCTTTATTGGTCTCTCCAAAAGATCAAG GTGGTGTTTTTGTGGAGTCTAATCCTACTGAGAAACAGCGCGGCCAACACCCTCTGCTAGCTCAGCAAACACAAGAGACCTGTATTGGGAAGACAGTATCCACAG ATGACCTGAAGTTGTCCCCTGGGACAATCCAAAGTGGAAAAAGCTGGCAGAGTAAGAGTCAATTTCGGACTATTGCCCCCAAAATTGTCCCGAAGGTCATCACCCCCCGAGTGCTGCCTTGTCATCCCACCTCCGTCCCTGAGAAAACAAACCCGGTTCCCCCGGCGCACCCTAAACCGCTCGTCATGCCCCCACAAAACTATGCTCTGATGCAAGTGGCCGGCCAAGAGGGAACATTTTCCCTGGTTgccctgccccaggtcaccccaGCCCTGACCACGCAGCCAATCCAGAAGCCAAATACGCTGCCAGAAAATCCGAAGCTGCCCATCCCCAGGTACCAGCCGCCGAGAAATAAGAAACCAGCTGAGAGGAAAGCCGTCCAgaactcttcccccagcccctgctgcaAGACTCCTACCAAAGTGCAAGCAGCCCCTGCCGCTACCAGCCTTCCCAATCCCTGTTCTAGCATTGAATCATCTGAGCAAGTGGTAGTAATAGATCAGGGCCCGGCTGAAATCCCAGCCACCCCCCTGCTTGGGGCTAGTAGGCAGGTGGGAGCTGGCCCCCCACTGAAAAACCAGCCCGAAGCTGCTAAAGCTTCTCCTCTCGTGACTTCTTCTGGGCCCAAGGAGGACTCGTCAAAGCCAGACCAGGAAAGTGACTTGGCAAAAGGAAACACAGATGCTGGGAAATCAGCGATTAAACCCGCTGCTGGAAAGGGCGAGGCTCTGAGAGAAAAGGCCGTTGAATCTACAAAGGCAGTGACTGTTCTGTCCCCGGCCATTTTTGGCAATGCAGTCCAACTGATCCCGCCAGCCCCCAAGGGGAAACTCCCCATCTTACCCTACGCCAGGATGAAGACTGCCTTCTTTTGTAAACCGAAACAGAGCCCTATGCCGGAAGGGACGGCCCTTTCCCCTTGGCGTGGGTCTGACTGTGACCCGGCCCCACCCGTTCCGAAAGGTTTGAACATCTCCGCCAAATTTTCCGACAAGCTTCTGACTTCGTCTGATGCCCAAGTGTCCAACCAAATGGCCCATGAAAGTGCCCTGGGCCTGGCCACTAAGGCGGAAGCCAACCTCAAAAAGAAATCAAGTGGTGGGACGGCGAACAGAACCGGGAAGAAACGAAAGGCCCCGGAGGAGATTTTGACTTTTCCGACCAAGAGGAGGAAATCCACCATTAGTAAGTGTCGGGAGGGCAAAGAAAGAGTAAAATTGGAGGCTCAGGAGCCCAGGGACCGAAAAGCAGGGACAGTGAAGAGATACCGGAGCATCATGCCTAAACCCGTCATTGTGGTGCCCTCTCTGGCCCCACTCTCGTCCCCAGCCGCTGTCCTGCAGGCTCAGTCTCCGAAACAAGATGCCGTAGTAAATACCTTACTTTCAAACAAACATTTCAGCTCCAAGCCCAACGAGGGCCCTCCCACTCGATCCGGCGCCAGCTACCGaaacctcccctccacctcccaacggCCCTGGCACAGATGCCACGTGTGTAATCACAACTTTCAGTTTAAGCACCATCTCCAGGACCACATGAACACCCACACGAACAGGCGCCCCCACAGTTGTCGCATGTGCCGCAAAGCCTACGTGCACTCTGGGAGCCTGAGCACCCACATGAAGCTTCATCACGGCGAGAGCCGCCTCAAAAGGCTGGTCTGCTGCGAATTTTGTGCCAAGGTGTTTGGCCACATCAGAGTGTATTTTGGCCACCTGAAGGAAGTCCACCGGGTTGTCATCAGCACGGAGGCATCCATCAGTGAATCGCAGCATGGCGATACTTCAAAGAATAGAGACATGAGTGTCAGAGGGACCCAAGACTCAACAGGAAG GGAAAACAGATCCAGTCTCGAAGAAGACCTCTTCCCAAATCAAGCAGAAGAAGTCAAGTTGCAGATCAAGTGTGGTCGCTGCCAGATCACCACCCAGTCCTTCGCCGAGATGAAGTTCCACCTGCTGTGCGTTCACGGGGAGGAAATCCAGGGTCGGCTGGCAGAGGGGATGCCAGCGGGGCAGCCGGGGACTCAGGAGGAGCTGGTCAAGCACGCGGCACAGTACTGGAAGCAGCGCCAGGAGAAGAGAAGCCTGCCCAAGCGCGGGCCCCCAGAGGAAGGGTCAGCCTCCGCGGGGACCAAACTGAACAGGGAGATCtacccgcagcagcagcagcagcagcagcagcagaacttAGACCTGCCGGCGAACCCTGGAGGCCACCCAATGGGAAACGGGGAGCCGGCCGGGGCCCCGCAGAGCCGGAGCAACGGCACCCCAAGTAAGATCCAGGTTTGGTCCTCCTCTGGCCTTCACTGCCTGCTGTGTCAACAGATTCTTGGAAGCCAGAAAGAGCTTTTCCTTcactggcagcagcagcacaacTGTGAAAATCCTTCCACCCTCTGGACTATTTTAAATGCCTTCTCTACTCAAGGAGTAACTGAACTTGCTAAAAACCCTGAAAACGGAAATGCTGAAAACAGTGACAGACAGTTttgctctccctccactccccaaccTTGA
- the ZNF438 gene encoding zinc finger protein 438 isoform X1 translates to MAFFPELSMILGQEVASRIKIGTMQNPLLVSPKDQGGVFVESNPTEKQRGQHPLLAQQTQETCIGKTVSTDDLKLSPGTIQSGKSWQSKSQFRTIAPKIVPKVITPRVLPCHPTSVPEKTNPVPPAHPKPLVMPPQNYALMQVAGQEGTFSLVALPQVTPALTTQPIQKPNTLPENPKLPIPRYQPPRNKKPAERKAVQNSSPSPCCKTPTKVQAAPAATSLPNPCSSIESSEQVVVIDQGPAEIPATPLLGASRQVGAGPPLKNQPEAAKASPLVTSSGPKEDSSKPDQESDLAKGNTDAGKSAIKPAAGKGEALREKAVESTKAVTVLSPAIFGNAVQLIPPAPKGKLPILPYARMKTAFFCKPKQSPMPEGTALSPWRGSDCDPAPPVPKGLNISAKFSDKLLTSSDAQVSNQMAHESALGLATKAEANLKKKSSGGTANRTGKKRKAPEEILTFPTKRRKSTISKCREGKERVKLEAQEPRDRKAGTVKRYRSIMPKPVIVVPSLAPLSSPAAVLQAQSPKQDAVVNTLLSNKHFSSKPNEGPPTRSGASYRNLPSTSQRPWHRCHVCNHNFQFKHHLQDHMNTHTNRRPHSCRMCRKAYVHSGSLSTHMKLHHGESRLKRLVCCEFCAKVFGHIRVYFGHLKEVHRVVISTEASISESQHGDTSKNRDMSVRGTQDSTGRENRSSLEEDLFPNQAEEVKLQIKCGRCQITTQSFAEMKFHLLCVHGEEIQGRLAEGMPAGQPGTQEELVKHAAQYWKQRQEKRSLPKRGPPEEGSASAGTKLNREIYPQQQQQQQQQNLDLPANPGGHPMGNGEPAGAPQSRSNGTPSKIQVWSSSGLHCLLCQQILGSQKELFLHWQQQHNCENPSTLWTILNAFSTQGVTELAKNPENGNAENSDRQFCSPSTPQP, encoded by the exons GAAGTTGCGTCAAGAATCAAAATCGGCACAATGCAGAATCCTTTATTGGTCTCTCCAAAAGATCAAG GTGGTGTTTTTGTGGAGTCTAATCCTACTGAGAAACAGCGCGGCCAACACCCTCTGCTAGCTCAGCAAACACAAGAGACCTGTATTGGGAAGACAGTATCCACAG ATGACCTGAAGTTGTCCCCTGGGACAATCCAAAGTGGAAAAAGCTGGCAGAGTAAGAGTCAATTTCGGACTATTGCCCCCAAAATTGTCCCGAAGGTCATCACCCCCCGAGTGCTGCCTTGTCATCCCACCTCCGTCCCTGAGAAAACAAACCCGGTTCCCCCGGCGCACCCTAAACCGCTCGTCATGCCCCCACAAAACTATGCTCTGATGCAAGTGGCCGGCCAAGAGGGAACATTTTCCCTGGTTgccctgccccaggtcaccccaGCCCTGACCACGCAGCCAATCCAGAAGCCAAATACGCTGCCAGAAAATCCGAAGCTGCCCATCCCCAGGTACCAGCCGCCGAGAAATAAGAAACCAGCTGAGAGGAAAGCCGTCCAgaactcttcccccagcccctgctgcaAGACTCCTACCAAAGTGCAAGCAGCCCCTGCCGCTACCAGCCTTCCCAATCCCTGTTCTAGCATTGAATCATCTGAGCAAGTGGTAGTAATAGATCAGGGCCCGGCTGAAATCCCAGCCACCCCCCTGCTTGGGGCTAGTAGGCAGGTGGGAGCTGGCCCCCCACTGAAAAACCAGCCCGAAGCTGCTAAAGCTTCTCCTCTCGTGACTTCTTCTGGGCCCAAGGAGGACTCGTCAAAGCCAGACCAGGAAAGTGACTTGGCAAAAGGAAACACAGATGCTGGGAAATCAGCGATTAAACCCGCTGCTGGAAAGGGCGAGGCTCTGAGAGAAAAGGCCGTTGAATCTACAAAGGCAGTGACTGTTCTGTCCCCGGCCATTTTTGGCAATGCAGTCCAACTGATCCCGCCAGCCCCCAAGGGGAAACTCCCCATCTTACCCTACGCCAGGATGAAGACTGCCTTCTTTTGTAAACCGAAACAGAGCCCTATGCCGGAAGGGACGGCCCTTTCCCCTTGGCGTGGGTCTGACTGTGACCCGGCCCCACCCGTTCCGAAAGGTTTGAACATCTCCGCCAAATTTTCCGACAAGCTTCTGACTTCGTCTGATGCCCAAGTGTCCAACCAAATGGCCCATGAAAGTGCCCTGGGCCTGGCCACTAAGGCGGAAGCCAACCTCAAAAAGAAATCAAGTGGTGGGACGGCGAACAGAACCGGGAAGAAACGAAAGGCCCCGGAGGAGATTTTGACTTTTCCGACCAAGAGGAGGAAATCCACCATTAGTAAGTGTCGGGAGGGCAAAGAAAGAGTAAAATTGGAGGCTCAGGAGCCCAGGGACCGAAAAGCAGGGACAGTGAAGAGATACCGGAGCATCATGCCTAAACCCGTCATTGTGGTGCCCTCTCTGGCCCCACTCTCGTCCCCAGCCGCTGTCCTGCAGGCTCAGTCTCCGAAACAAGATGCCGTAGTAAATACCTTACTTTCAAACAAACATTTCAGCTCCAAGCCCAACGAGGGCCCTCCCACTCGATCCGGCGCCAGCTACCGaaacctcccctccacctcccaacggCCCTGGCACAGATGCCACGTGTGTAATCACAACTTTCAGTTTAAGCACCATCTCCAGGACCACATGAACACCCACACGAACAGGCGCCCCCACAGTTGTCGCATGTGCCGCAAAGCCTACGTGCACTCTGGGAGCCTGAGCACCCACATGAAGCTTCATCACGGCGAGAGCCGCCTCAAAAGGCTGGTCTGCTGCGAATTTTGTGCCAAGGTGTTTGGCCACATCAGAGTGTATTTTGGCCACCTGAAGGAAGTCCACCGGGTTGTCATCAGCACGGAGGCATCCATCAGTGAATCGCAGCATGGCGATACTTCAAAGAATAGAGACATGAGTGTCAGAGGGACCCAAGACTCAACAGGAAG GGAAAACAGATCCAGTCTCGAAGAAGACCTCTTCCCAAATCAAGCAGAAGAAGTCAAGTTGCAGATCAAGTGTGGTCGCTGCCAGATCACCACCCAGTCCTTCGCCGAGATGAAGTTCCACCTGCTGTGCGTTCACGGGGAGGAAATCCAGGGTCGGCTGGCAGAGGGGATGCCAGCGGGGCAGCCGGGGACTCAGGAGGAGCTGGTCAAGCACGCGGCACAGTACTGGAAGCAGCGCCAGGAGAAGAGAAGCCTGCCCAAGCGCGGGCCCCCAGAGGAAGGGTCAGCCTCCGCGGGGACCAAACTGAACAGGGAGATCtacccgcagcagcagcagcagcagcagcagcagaacttAGACCTGCCGGCGAACCCTGGAGGCCACCCAATGGGAAACGGGGAGCCGGCCGGGGCCCCGCAGAGCCGGAGCAACGGCACCCCAAGTAAGATCCAGGTTTGGTCCTCCTCTGGCCTTCACTGCCTGCTGTGTCAACAGATTCTTGGAAGCCAGAAAGAGCTTTTCCTTcactggcagcagcagcacaacTGTGAAAATCCTTCCACCCTCTGGACTATTTTAAATGCCTTCTCTACTCAAGGAGTAACTGAACTTGCTAAAAACCCTGAAAACGGAAATGCTGAAAACAGTGACAGACAGTTttgctctccctccactccccaaccTTGA
- the ZNF438 gene encoding zinc finger protein 438 isoform X5 has protein sequence MAFFPELSMILGQEVASRIKIGTMQNPLLVSPKDQDDLKLSPGTIQSGKSWQSKSQFRTIAPKIVPKVITPRVLPCHPTSVPEKTNPVPPAHPKPLVMPPQNYALMQVAGQEGTFSLVALPQVTPALTTQPIQKPNTLPENPKLPIPRYQPPRNKKPAERKAVQNSSPSPCCKTPTKVQAAPAATSLPNPCSSIESSEQVVVIDQGPAEIPATPLLGASRQVGAGPPLKNQPEAAKASPLVTSSGPKEDSSKPDQESDLAKGNTDAGKSAIKPAAGKGEALREKAVESTKAVTVLSPAIFGNAVQLIPPAPKGKLPILPYARMKTAFFCKPKQSPMPEGTALSPWRGSDCDPAPPVPKGLNISAKFSDKLLTSSDAQVSNQMAHESALGLATKAEANLKKKSSGGTANRTGKKRKAPEEILTFPTKRRKSTISKCREGKERVKLEAQEPRDRKAGTVKRYRSIMPKPVIVVPSLAPLSSPAAVLQAQSPKQDAVVNTLLSNKHFSSKPNEGPPTRSGASYRNLPSTSQRPWHRCHVCNHNFQFKHHLQDHMNTHTNRRPHSCRMCRKAYVHSGSLSTHMKLHHGESRLKRLVCCEFCAKVFGHIRVYFGHLKEVHRVVISTEASISESQHGDTSKNRDMSVRGTQDSTGRENRSSLEEDLFPNQAEEVKLQIKCGRCQITTQSFAEMKFHLLCVHGEEIQGRLAEGMPAGQPGTQEELVKHAAQYWKQRQEKRSLPKRGPPEEGSASAGTKLNREIYPQQQQQQQQQNLDLPANPGGHPMGNGEPAGAPQSRSNGTPSKIQVWSSSGLHCLLCQQILGSQKELFLHWQQQHNCENPSTLWTILNAFSTQGVTELAKNPENGNAENSDRQFCSPSTPQP, from the exons GAAGTTGCGTCAAGAATCAAAATCGGCACAATGCAGAATCCTTTATTGGTCTCTCCAAAAGATCAAG ATGACCTGAAGTTGTCCCCTGGGACAATCCAAAGTGGAAAAAGCTGGCAGAGTAAGAGTCAATTTCGGACTATTGCCCCCAAAATTGTCCCGAAGGTCATCACCCCCCGAGTGCTGCCTTGTCATCCCACCTCCGTCCCTGAGAAAACAAACCCGGTTCCCCCGGCGCACCCTAAACCGCTCGTCATGCCCCCACAAAACTATGCTCTGATGCAAGTGGCCGGCCAAGAGGGAACATTTTCCCTGGTTgccctgccccaggtcaccccaGCCCTGACCACGCAGCCAATCCAGAAGCCAAATACGCTGCCAGAAAATCCGAAGCTGCCCATCCCCAGGTACCAGCCGCCGAGAAATAAGAAACCAGCTGAGAGGAAAGCCGTCCAgaactcttcccccagcccctgctgcaAGACTCCTACCAAAGTGCAAGCAGCCCCTGCCGCTACCAGCCTTCCCAATCCCTGTTCTAGCATTGAATCATCTGAGCAAGTGGTAGTAATAGATCAGGGCCCGGCTGAAATCCCAGCCACCCCCCTGCTTGGGGCTAGTAGGCAGGTGGGAGCTGGCCCCCCACTGAAAAACCAGCCCGAAGCTGCTAAAGCTTCTCCTCTCGTGACTTCTTCTGGGCCCAAGGAGGACTCGTCAAAGCCAGACCAGGAAAGTGACTTGGCAAAAGGAAACACAGATGCTGGGAAATCAGCGATTAAACCCGCTGCTGGAAAGGGCGAGGCTCTGAGAGAAAAGGCCGTTGAATCTACAAAGGCAGTGACTGTTCTGTCCCCGGCCATTTTTGGCAATGCAGTCCAACTGATCCCGCCAGCCCCCAAGGGGAAACTCCCCATCTTACCCTACGCCAGGATGAAGACTGCCTTCTTTTGTAAACCGAAACAGAGCCCTATGCCGGAAGGGACGGCCCTTTCCCCTTGGCGTGGGTCTGACTGTGACCCGGCCCCACCCGTTCCGAAAGGTTTGAACATCTCCGCCAAATTTTCCGACAAGCTTCTGACTTCGTCTGATGCCCAAGTGTCCAACCAAATGGCCCATGAAAGTGCCCTGGGCCTGGCCACTAAGGCGGAAGCCAACCTCAAAAAGAAATCAAGTGGTGGGACGGCGAACAGAACCGGGAAGAAACGAAAGGCCCCGGAGGAGATTTTGACTTTTCCGACCAAGAGGAGGAAATCCACCATTAGTAAGTGTCGGGAGGGCAAAGAAAGAGTAAAATTGGAGGCTCAGGAGCCCAGGGACCGAAAAGCAGGGACAGTGAAGAGATACCGGAGCATCATGCCTAAACCCGTCATTGTGGTGCCCTCTCTGGCCCCACTCTCGTCCCCAGCCGCTGTCCTGCAGGCTCAGTCTCCGAAACAAGATGCCGTAGTAAATACCTTACTTTCAAACAAACATTTCAGCTCCAAGCCCAACGAGGGCCCTCCCACTCGATCCGGCGCCAGCTACCGaaacctcccctccacctcccaacggCCCTGGCACAGATGCCACGTGTGTAATCACAACTTTCAGTTTAAGCACCATCTCCAGGACCACATGAACACCCACACGAACAGGCGCCCCCACAGTTGTCGCATGTGCCGCAAAGCCTACGTGCACTCTGGGAGCCTGAGCACCCACATGAAGCTTCATCACGGCGAGAGCCGCCTCAAAAGGCTGGTCTGCTGCGAATTTTGTGCCAAGGTGTTTGGCCACATCAGAGTGTATTTTGGCCACCTGAAGGAAGTCCACCGGGTTGTCATCAGCACGGAGGCATCCATCAGTGAATCGCAGCATGGCGATACTTCAAAGAATAGAGACATGAGTGTCAGAGGGACCCAAGACTCAACAGGAAG GGAAAACAGATCCAGTCTCGAAGAAGACCTCTTCCCAAATCAAGCAGAAGAAGTCAAGTTGCAGATCAAGTGTGGTCGCTGCCAGATCACCACCCAGTCCTTCGCCGAGATGAAGTTCCACCTGCTGTGCGTTCACGGGGAGGAAATCCAGGGTCGGCTGGCAGAGGGGATGCCAGCGGGGCAGCCGGGGACTCAGGAGGAGCTGGTCAAGCACGCGGCACAGTACTGGAAGCAGCGCCAGGAGAAGAGAAGCCTGCCCAAGCGCGGGCCCCCAGAGGAAGGGTCAGCCTCCGCGGGGACCAAACTGAACAGGGAGATCtacccgcagcagcagcagcagcagcagcagcagaacttAGACCTGCCGGCGAACCCTGGAGGCCACCCAATGGGAAACGGGGAGCCGGCCGGGGCCCCGCAGAGCCGGAGCAACGGCACCCCAAGTAAGATCCAGGTTTGGTCCTCCTCTGGCCTTCACTGCCTGCTGTGTCAACAGATTCTTGGAAGCCAGAAAGAGCTTTTCCTTcactggcagcagcagcacaacTGTGAAAATCCTTCCACCCTCTGGACTATTTTAAATGCCTTCTCTACTCAAGGAGTAACTGAACTTGCTAAAAACCCTGAAAACGGAAATGCTGAAAACAGTGACAGACAGTTttgctctccctccactccccaaccTTGA
- the ZNF438 gene encoding zinc finger protein 438 isoform X2: MVWILFLKWEVASRIKIGTMQNPLLVSPKDQGGVFVESNPTEKQRGQHPLLAQQTQETCIGKTVSTDDLKLSPGTIQSGKSWQSKSQFRTIAPKIVPKVITPRVLPCHPTSVPEKTNPVPPAHPKPLVMPPQNYALMQVAGQEGTFSLVALPQVTPALTTQPIQKPNTLPENPKLPIPRYQPPRNKKPAERKAVQNSSPSPCCKTPTKVQAAPAATSLPNPCSSIESSEQVVVIDQGPAEIPATPLLGASRQVGAGPPLKNQPEAAKASPLVTSSGPKEDSSKPDQESDLAKGNTDAGKSAIKPAAGKGEALREKAVESTKAVTVLSPAIFGNAVQLIPPAPKGKLPILPYARMKTAFFCKPKQSPMPEGTALSPWRGSDCDPAPPVPKGLNISAKFSDKLLTSSDAQVSNQMAHESALGLATKAEANLKKKSSGGTANRTGKKRKAPEEILTFPTKRRKSTISKCREGKERVKLEAQEPRDRKAGTVKRYRSIMPKPVIVVPSLAPLSSPAAVLQAQSPKQDAVVNTLLSNKHFSSKPNEGPPTRSGASYRNLPSTSQRPWHRCHVCNHNFQFKHHLQDHMNTHTNRRPHSCRMCRKAYVHSGSLSTHMKLHHGESRLKRLVCCEFCAKVFGHIRVYFGHLKEVHRVVISTEASISESQHGDTSKNRDMSVRGTQDSTGRENRSSLEEDLFPNQAEEVKLQIKCGRCQITTQSFAEMKFHLLCVHGEEIQGRLAEGMPAGQPGTQEELVKHAAQYWKQRQEKRSLPKRGPPEEGSASAGTKLNREIYPQQQQQQQQQNLDLPANPGGHPMGNGEPAGAPQSRSNGTPSKIQVWSSSGLHCLLCQQILGSQKELFLHWQQQHNCENPSTLWTILNAFSTQGVTELAKNPENGNAENSDRQFCSPSTPQP; encoded by the exons GAAGTTGCGTCAAGAATCAAAATCGGCACAATGCAGAATCCTTTATTGGTCTCTCCAAAAGATCAAG GTGGTGTTTTTGTGGAGTCTAATCCTACTGAGAAACAGCGCGGCCAACACCCTCTGCTAGCTCAGCAAACACAAGAGACCTGTATTGGGAAGACAGTATCCACAG ATGACCTGAAGTTGTCCCCTGGGACAATCCAAAGTGGAAAAAGCTGGCAGAGTAAGAGTCAATTTCGGACTATTGCCCCCAAAATTGTCCCGAAGGTCATCACCCCCCGAGTGCTGCCTTGTCATCCCACCTCCGTCCCTGAGAAAACAAACCCGGTTCCCCCGGCGCACCCTAAACCGCTCGTCATGCCCCCACAAAACTATGCTCTGATGCAAGTGGCCGGCCAAGAGGGAACATTTTCCCTGGTTgccctgccccaggtcaccccaGCCCTGACCACGCAGCCAATCCAGAAGCCAAATACGCTGCCAGAAAATCCGAAGCTGCCCATCCCCAGGTACCAGCCGCCGAGAAATAAGAAACCAGCTGAGAGGAAAGCCGTCCAgaactcttcccccagcccctgctgcaAGACTCCTACCAAAGTGCAAGCAGCCCCTGCCGCTACCAGCCTTCCCAATCCCTGTTCTAGCATTGAATCATCTGAGCAAGTGGTAGTAATAGATCAGGGCCCGGCTGAAATCCCAGCCACCCCCCTGCTTGGGGCTAGTAGGCAGGTGGGAGCTGGCCCCCCACTGAAAAACCAGCCCGAAGCTGCTAAAGCTTCTCCTCTCGTGACTTCTTCTGGGCCCAAGGAGGACTCGTCAAAGCCAGACCAGGAAAGTGACTTGGCAAAAGGAAACACAGATGCTGGGAAATCAGCGATTAAACCCGCTGCTGGAAAGGGCGAGGCTCTGAGAGAAAAGGCCGTTGAATCTACAAAGGCAGTGACTGTTCTGTCCCCGGCCATTTTTGGCAATGCAGTCCAACTGATCCCGCCAGCCCCCAAGGGGAAACTCCCCATCTTACCCTACGCCAGGATGAAGACTGCCTTCTTTTGTAAACCGAAACAGAGCCCTATGCCGGAAGGGACGGCCCTTTCCCCTTGGCGTGGGTCTGACTGTGACCCGGCCCCACCCGTTCCGAAAGGTTTGAACATCTCCGCCAAATTTTCCGACAAGCTTCTGACTTCGTCTGATGCCCAAGTGTCCAACCAAATGGCCCATGAAAGTGCCCTGGGCCTGGCCACTAAGGCGGAAGCCAACCTCAAAAAGAAATCAAGTGGTGGGACGGCGAACAGAACCGGGAAGAAACGAAAGGCCCCGGAGGAGATTTTGACTTTTCCGACCAAGAGGAGGAAATCCACCATTAGTAAGTGTCGGGAGGGCAAAGAAAGAGTAAAATTGGAGGCTCAGGAGCCCAGGGACCGAAAAGCAGGGACAGTGAAGAGATACCGGAGCATCATGCCTAAACCCGTCATTGTGGTGCCCTCTCTGGCCCCACTCTCGTCCCCAGCCGCTGTCCTGCAGGCTCAGTCTCCGAAACAAGATGCCGTAGTAAATACCTTACTTTCAAACAAACATTTCAGCTCCAAGCCCAACGAGGGCCCTCCCACTCGATCCGGCGCCAGCTACCGaaacctcccctccacctcccaacggCCCTGGCACAGATGCCACGTGTGTAATCACAACTTTCAGTTTAAGCACCATCTCCAGGACCACATGAACACCCACACGAACAGGCGCCCCCACAGTTGTCGCATGTGCCGCAAAGCCTACGTGCACTCTGGGAGCCTGAGCACCCACATGAAGCTTCATCACGGCGAGAGCCGCCTCAAAAGGCTGGTCTGCTGCGAATTTTGTGCCAAGGTGTTTGGCCACATCAGAGTGTATTTTGGCCACCTGAAGGAAGTCCACCGGGTTGTCATCAGCACGGAGGCATCCATCAGTGAATCGCAGCATGGCGATACTTCAAAGAATAGAGACATGAGTGTCAGAGGGACCCAAGACTCAACAGGAAG GGAAAACAGATCCAGTCTCGAAGAAGACCTCTTCCCAAATCAAGCAGAAGAAGTCAAGTTGCAGATCAAGTGTGGTCGCTGCCAGATCACCACCCAGTCCTTCGCCGAGATGAAGTTCCACCTGCTGTGCGTTCACGGGGAGGAAATCCAGGGTCGGCTGGCAGAGGGGATGCCAGCGGGGCAGCCGGGGACTCAGGAGGAGCTGGTCAAGCACGCGGCACAGTACTGGAAGCAGCGCCAGGAGAAGAGAAGCCTGCCCAAGCGCGGGCCCCCAGAGGAAGGGTCAGCCTCCGCGGGGACCAAACTGAACAGGGAGATCtacccgcagcagcagcagcagcagcagcagcagaacttAGACCTGCCGGCGAACCCTGGAGGCCACCCAATGGGAAACGGGGAGCCGGCCGGGGCCCCGCAGAGCCGGAGCAACGGCACCCCAAGTAAGATCCAGGTTTGGTCCTCCTCTGGCCTTCACTGCCTGCTGTGTCAACAGATTCTTGGAAGCCAGAAAGAGCTTTTCCTTcactggcagcagcagcacaacTGTGAAAATCCTTCCACCCTCTGGACTATTTTAAATGCCTTCTCTACTCAAGGAGTAACTGAACTTGCTAAAAACCCTGAAAACGGAAATGCTGAAAACAGTGACAGACAGTTttgctctccctccactccccaaccTTGA